Proteins co-encoded in one Paracrocinitomix mangrovi genomic window:
- a CDS encoding phenylalanine-4-hydroxylase: MEVALKQQMDKYTQEDFVVWKMLFERQAENLKQKGSQCYLNALEEMQEVLNKSIIPDFRAINSHFSGNTGWEIAVVPGLIPVAEFFTLLAEKKFCSSTWLRSMKNLDYLEEPDMFHDVFGHIPLLSNDVFSAFAHEFGQMGLKHINNEQALIKLQRLYWFTIEFGVIMEEHVKAYGAGIMSSFGETNRIANRECTFLEFDIEAILNKSFKTDEMQEEYFVIESLDQLYNSLGEAERFL, from the coding sequence ATGGAAGTAGCATTAAAACAACAAATGGACAAATACACTCAAGAAGATTTTGTAGTGTGGAAGATGCTTTTTGAGCGTCAGGCTGAAAACTTAAAGCAAAAGGGGAGTCAGTGTTACTTGAATGCTTTGGAGGAAATGCAAGAGGTATTGAACAAGTCTATTATTCCAGATTTTAGAGCGATTAATTCCCATTTTTCAGGGAACACAGGATGGGAAATAGCAGTAGTTCCGGGATTGATTCCGGTAGCAGAATTTTTTACTTTGTTGGCAGAGAAAAAATTCTGTTCATCAACCTGGTTACGCAGTATGAAAAACCTAGATTACCTGGAGGAACCGGACATGTTTCATGACGTATTTGGTCATATTCCATTATTGAGTAATGATGTTTTTTCTGCTTTTGCGCATGAATTTGGACAAATGGGTTTAAAACACATCAACAATGAACAGGCATTAATTAAACTACAAAGATTGTACTGGTTCACTATTGAATTTGGAGTAATCATGGAGGAGCACGTCAAAGCTTATGGCGCAGGTATCATGTCATCATTTGGAGAAACTAATCGCATTGCCAACAGAGAATGTACTTTTCTTGAATTTGACATTGAAGCTATTCTGAACAAATCATTCAAAACGGATGAAATGCAAGAAGAATACTTTGTAATTGAGTCATTAGATCAACTTTACAATAGTTTGGGGGAAGCTGAGCGATTTTTGTAA
- a CDS encoding T9SS type A sorting domain-containing protein, producing MNKAIKILGLSLAFLLGSVQTTFSQATCAGATPLTPGSTQCGTNSFAGSFPDGSTAPLNPCSSSYNDGEYWFSYTGTGQALQLDVSGLTATWSGIFVLDNCPASSPNCVASHTNGGSTANYSITTPALTNGATYYIVIANWSSPYSTAFCLDATVTVPPTPPANDECSGAINVPVNPDFSCSSVASGTINLATASSQNTASCGGTEDDDVWFSFTATGTTHTIDLINITNGTTDLYHSVWTGTCPSLTVVAGSCSDPNSSTLTGLTPGTTYYVRVYSWTSTSGQTTDFDICIGTPPPPPANDECSGATPVTVNPDQNCGSVTPGTIASATASAQNTASCGGTEDDDVWFSFTATSSQHYIDLLNITGGTTDLYHSVWEGTCPALTLVTGSCSDPNSSTVTGLTPGNTYYVRVYSWTSTTGQTSSFDICIGSDPTPTCTDGIQNQGETGVDCGGPCPACPPPSCVDGIQNQNETGIDCGGVCPVCPPQLIPTACANVSYTLTTQSSVSFYDDGGPGGDPCADVAGSGNYCNCNCFTTVTICGAAGEFLVAQFYEFAMWNTTSGWDWMKIYDGPNTASTVLYDNSASGPDNPFGDCGIGSTNMEFCSTGNCLTFEFWATSVVNRAGWDALVTSVIDPCVLPLPIELDNLTATCGNGKSIINWTTYSEQNNDFYTIESSTDGVNYTAVGKVDGAGTSSSTLQYTFTDKNPEIGVNYYRLRQTDFNGKISYSDPVAVNCGESLFSIYPNPTENTLNVSGLGNLPGNYKFELTDMLGRILYSSEHVTMEDNTQPYVIKEFQDFTEGTYILRVVDEYDNLVQMEYVVKL from the coding sequence ATGAATAAGGCTATTAAAATATTAGGCCTGAGCTTAGCTTTTCTTTTAGGTTCGGTTCAGACAACATTTTCTCAAGCAACTTGTGCAGGGGCCACTCCTTTGACTCCTGGATCAACACAATGTGGAACCAATAGTTTTGCAGGATCTTTCCCAGACGGAAGTACAGCCCCATTGAATCCATGTAGTTCATCTTATAATGATGGTGAATATTGGTTTTCATATACGGGTACGGGTCAGGCTTTACAATTAGATGTTTCAGGATTAACTGCAACATGGTCGGGGATTTTTGTTTTGGATAATTGTCCGGCATCATCACCAAACTGTGTAGCCAGCCACACAAATGGAGGTTCAACAGCAAACTACTCAATTACTACTCCCGCTTTGACAAATGGAGCTACTTATTACATTGTTATTGCCAATTGGTCTTCACCTTACAGCACGGCGTTTTGTTTGGATGCAACAGTTACGGTTCCGCCGACACCACCAGCAAATGACGAATGTAGTGGAGCAATCAATGTTCCCGTAAACCCTGATTTTTCTTGTTCATCAGTTGCTTCAGGAACTATTAATCTGGCTACTGCATCTTCTCAAAACACAGCCTCTTGTGGTGGAACAGAAGATGATGACGTTTGGTTTTCATTTACTGCAACCGGAACTACTCACACTATTGATTTAATTAATATCACAAATGGTACCACAGATTTGTATCACTCAGTATGGACAGGAACTTGCCCTTCTCTTACAGTAGTTGCAGGATCGTGTAGTGACCCAAATTCATCAACATTAACAGGCTTAACTCCCGGAACAACTTATTACGTTCGTGTTTATTCATGGACATCAACCTCTGGTCAAACCACCGATTTTGATATTTGTATCGGTACACCGCCACCACCACCGGCTAATGACGAGTGTAGTGGCGCAACACCTGTTACCGTAAATCCTGATCAAAATTGTGGATCCGTAACTCCTGGAACAATCGCCAGTGCAACAGCCTCAGCTCAAAATACTGCCTCTTGTGGTGGAACAGAAGATGATGATGTTTGGTTTTCATTTACAGCTACATCATCTCAACATTACATTGACCTTTTAAATATTACAGGAGGAACTACAGACTTATATCACTCAGTTTGGGAAGGGACATGTCCGGCATTAACGCTGGTAACAGGATCATGTAGTGATCCTAACTCATCAACCGTTACCGGATTAACACCAGGAAACACTTATTATGTTCGTGTTTATTCATGGACATCCACAACAGGACAAACCTCTAGTTTTGACATTTGTATTGGAAGTGATCCTACACCAACTTGTACAGATGGAATTCAAAATCAAGGCGAAACAGGTGTAGATTGCGGGGGACCTTGTCCTGCTTGCCCACCACCAAGTTGTGTTGATGGTATTCAAAATCAAAACGAAACAGGAATTGACTGCGGAGGTGTATGCCCAGTTTGTCCACCTCAATTAATTCCAACAGCTTGCGCCAATGTTTCATATACACTAACTACTCAATCAAGTGTTTCATTCTATGATGACGGAGGACCTGGAGGGGACCCGTGTGCAGATGTTGCGGGATCAGGAAACTACTGTAACTGTAATTGCTTCACTACTGTCACTATTTGTGGAGCAGCAGGAGAATTTTTAGTAGCTCAGTTTTATGAATTTGCCATGTGGAACACAACATCAGGTTGGGATTGGATGAAGATTTATGATGGACCAAATACCGCATCAACAGTATTGTACGATAACAGTGCTTCAGGACCAGATAACCCATTTGGAGATTGTGGAATTGGCTCAACCAACATGGAATTTTGTTCAACCGGTAATTGCCTAACGTTTGAATTCTGGGCAACATCCGTAGTAAACAGAGCAGGATGGGATGCATTAGTCACTTCAGTTATTGATCCATGTGTACTTCCGCTACCAATAGAATTAGACAACTTAACCGCTACTTGTGGCAACGGTAAATCCATCATCAACTGGACAACTTACTCTGAACAGAATAACGATTTTTATACCATTGAATCTAGCACAGATGGTGTGAATTATACTGCAGTTGGAAAAGTAGATGGAGCTGGTACTTCATCAAGCACTTTACAATACACATTTACGGATAAAAACCCTGAAATTGGTGTAAACTATTACAGATTAAGACAAACCGACTTTAACGGTAAGATTTCTTACTCTGACCCTGTTGCAGTAAATTGTGGAGAATCACTTTTTTCAATTTATCCAAACCCTACAGAAAACACCTTAAATGTGAGCGGATTGGGTAACTTGCCTGGAAATTATAAGTTTGAATTAACCGACATGTTAGGTAGAATTCTTTACAGTTCAGAACATGTAACCATGGAAGACAATACTCAACCTTATGTGATTAAAGAATTCCAAGACTTTACTGAAGGAACATATATTCTTAGAGTTGTTGACGAATACGACAACTTAGTACAAATGGAGTATGTTGTGAAATTGTAA
- a CDS encoding ABC transporter permease, with protein MMKLLKIEWLKVKNYNTFWWILGIYAVLVPVTFLSLIEFFLSITQGFPFFPSKEEILGFPQIWNYTTWIASSWNILLGVLVVILVCNDFAFKTQRQSVIDGLSRRDFILGKFSFLIVLAVVITLYTFLFGFIIGSIYSNISDFTDEIYYLLVYFIQTVGYFAFAFLWAVLIRRPALSIILFVVIILFDGILLNIPNFYEVAQFIPTITISQLVPFPFGQEFIDAARAQGEDVNLPFQLNQLGRSVFSSIFIIGFVLISYISLKRRDL; from the coding sequence ATGATGAAGTTATTGAAAATAGAGTGGCTGAAAGTTAAAAACTACAACACTTTTTGGTGGATTTTGGGAATTTATGCGGTGCTTGTTCCTGTTACTTTTTTGTCTTTAATTGAGTTTTTTTTAAGCATTACGCAAGGTTTCCCATTTTTTCCTTCAAAAGAAGAGATTTTAGGTTTTCCGCAAATTTGGAATTACACAACTTGGATAGCAAGTAGCTGGAATATTTTACTTGGTGTTTTGGTTGTTATATTGGTTTGCAACGATTTTGCTTTTAAAACTCAAAGGCAAAGTGTAATTGATGGCTTGAGTAGAAGAGATTTTATTTTAGGGAAGTTTTCTTTCTTAATTGTACTAGCTGTAGTTATTACGCTTTACACTTTTTTGTTCGGATTTATAATTGGTAGTATTTATTCAAACATCTCAGATTTCACTGATGAAATTTATTACCTGCTAGTATATTTTATTCAAACAGTAGGATACTTTGCTTTTGCGTTTTTATGGGCTGTGTTGATCAGAAGACCTGCACTTTCAATTATACTTTTTGTTGTAATAATACTATTTGACGGAATTTTGCTAAACATCCCTAATTTTTATGAGGTAGCACAGTTTATACCTACCATAACAATATCGCAGTTAGTTCCTTTTCCTTTTGGACAAGAGTTTATAGATGCTGCTAGAGCTCAAGGTGAAGATGTTAATCTACCATTCCAGTTAAATCAACTGGGAAGATCAGTTTTTTCTTCAATCTTTATTATTGGATTTGTTTTGATCAGTTATATCTCATTAAAAAGAAGAGATCTGTAA